The following are from one region of the Takifugu rubripes chromosome 16, fTakRub1.2, whole genome shotgun sequence genome:
- the dnajc5ga gene encoding dnaJ (Hsp40) homolog, subfamily C, member 5 gamma a isoform X1, with translation MAEPNAARPQRKMSTAGESVYKVLGLEKGASAEDIKKAYRKLALKYHPDKNPDNPEAAEKFKEINNANSILNDEAKRRIYDEYGSMGLYVSEQFGEESVKYYFLMSKWWFKGLVLCCTLFTCCCCCCCCCFCCGKCKPPDDDENYQYVDPEDLEAQIRAEQDDAGCTVIIDQPTSNVGLNSPEGQSQPIPLAMVASSPAGEEHSGDALPESQ, from the exons ATGGCTGAACCCAACGCGGCACGTCCCCAGAGGAAGATGTCCACGGCTGGGGAGAGCGTGTACAAGGTGCTAGGCCTGGAAAAAGGTGCGTCGGCGGAGGACATCAAGAAAGCTTACAG GAAGTTGGCGCTGAAATATCACCCGGATAAGAACCCAGACAACCCAGAGGCGGCGGAGAAGTTTAAGGAGATTAACAACGCCAACTCCATCCTGAACGATGAGGCCAAGAGGAGGATCTACGACGAGTACGGCTCCATGGGCCTTTACGTGTCTGAGCAgtttggagaggagagcgtCAAATATTACTTCCTCATGTCCAAGTGGTGGTTTAAG GGCCTGGTTCTCTGCTGCACGTTGTtcacgtgctgctgctgttgctgctgctgctgcttctgctgcggGAAGTGCAAACCACCCGACGACGACGAGAACTACCAGTACGTGGACCCCGAGGACCTGGAGGCCcagatcagagcagagcaggacgaTG CAGGTTGCACAGTTATCATAGACCAGCCTACATCTAACGTGGGCCTGAACAGCCCAGAAGGTCAGAGTCAGCCGATCCCGCTGGCCATGGTGGCGAGCAGCCCTGCAGGCGAGGAGCACTCTGGAGACGCCCTCCCAGAGTCCCAGTGA
- the dnajc5ga gene encoding dnaJ (Hsp40) homolog, subfamily C, member 5 gamma a isoform X2, with protein MAEPNAARPQRKMSTAGESVYKVLGLEKGASAEDIKKAYRKLALKYHPDKNPDNPEAAEKFKEINNANSILNDEAKRRIYDEYGSMGLYVSEQFGEESVKYYFLMSKWWFKGLVLCCTLFTCCCCCCCCCFCCGKCKPPDDDENYQYVDPEDLEAQIRAEQDDGCTVIIDQPTSNVGLNSPEGQSQPIPLAMVASSPAGEEHSGDALPESQ; from the exons ATGGCTGAACCCAACGCGGCACGTCCCCAGAGGAAGATGTCCACGGCTGGGGAGAGCGTGTACAAGGTGCTAGGCCTGGAAAAAGGTGCGTCGGCGGAGGACATCAAGAAAGCTTACAG GAAGTTGGCGCTGAAATATCACCCGGATAAGAACCCAGACAACCCAGAGGCGGCGGAGAAGTTTAAGGAGATTAACAACGCCAACTCCATCCTGAACGATGAGGCCAAGAGGAGGATCTACGACGAGTACGGCTCCATGGGCCTTTACGTGTCTGAGCAgtttggagaggagagcgtCAAATATTACTTCCTCATGTCCAAGTGGTGGTTTAAG GGCCTGGTTCTCTGCTGCACGTTGTtcacgtgctgctgctgttgctgctgctgctgcttctgctgcggGAAGTGCAAACCACCCGACGACGACGAGAACTACCAGTACGTGGACCCCGAGGACCTGGAGGCCcagatcagagcagagcaggacgaTG GTTGCACAGTTATCATAGACCAGCCTACATCTAACGTGGGCCTGAACAGCCCAGAAGGTCAGAGTCAGCCGATCCCGCTGGCCATGGTGGCGAGCAGCCCTGCAGGCGAGGAGCACTCTGGAGACGCCCTCCCAGAGTCCCAGTGA
- the dnajc5ga gene encoding dnaJ (Hsp40) homolog, subfamily C, member 5 gamma a isoform X3, with product MAEPNAARPQRKMSTAGESVYKVLGLEKGASAEDIKKAYRKLALKYHPDKNPDNPEAAEKFKEINNANSILNDEAKRRIYDEYGSMGLYVSEQFGEESVKYYFLMSKWWFKGLVLCCTLFTCCCCCCCCCFCCGKCKPPDDDENYQYVDPEDLEAQIRAEQDDGK from the exons ATGGCTGAACCCAACGCGGCACGTCCCCAGAGGAAGATGTCCACGGCTGGGGAGAGCGTGTACAAGGTGCTAGGCCTGGAAAAAGGTGCGTCGGCGGAGGACATCAAGAAAGCTTACAG GAAGTTGGCGCTGAAATATCACCCGGATAAGAACCCAGACAACCCAGAGGCGGCGGAGAAGTTTAAGGAGATTAACAACGCCAACTCCATCCTGAACGATGAGGCCAAGAGGAGGATCTACGACGAGTACGGCTCCATGGGCCTTTACGTGTCTGAGCAgtttggagaggagagcgtCAAATATTACTTCCTCATGTCCAAGTGGTGGTTTAAG GGCCTGGTTCTCTGCTGCACGTTGTtcacgtgctgctgctgttgctgctgctgctgcttctgctgcggGAAGTGCAAACCACCCGACGACGACGAGAACTACCAGTACGTGGACCCCGAGGACCTGGAGGCCcagatcagagcagagcaggacgaTG GAAAGTGA
- the trim54 gene encoding tripartite motif-containing protein 54 produces the protein MNFALGCKPPSAGSSGPGAARGAAMENLEKQLVCPVCLEMFSKPVVILPCQHNLCRKCASDIFQEANPLGYARGSSGLVVSGSRFRCPSCRHEVVLDRHGIYGLQRNLLVENIIDLYRQQETSRLLAMKPEQPQQLMCEDHDDERINIYCLSCQTPTCSMCKVFGKHKDCEVAPLDSVYTRKKVELSDEIAMLVASNDHIQGHISQMEEMCHAIEENGKQQREQLAGHFDRLVATLEERKLELVGLISKEQDHKLKRARSLIQRYGDELEAAVTLVESAIRSMEEPHMSAFIQNANIILERMAATSRTSSTERPELGYESMNHFTIDASDAAAALMNIDFCSGVADDEETEEESEVDFTSF, from the exons ATGAACTTTGCTCTGGGCTGCAAGCCTCCATCAGCAGGCAGTTCTGGCCCCGGCGCCGCCCGAGGAGCCGCgatggaaaacctggagaagcagctggtgtGTCCGGTGTGCCTGGAGATGTTCTCCAAACCTGTGGTCATCCTGCCCTGCCAGCACAACCTCTGCCGCAAGTGTGCCAGCGACATCTTCCAG GAGGCCAATCCCCTGGGTTACGCTCGTGGTTCCTCCGGTCTTGTGGTCAGTGGAAGCCGCTTTCGATGTCCCTCCTGCCGTCACGAAGTGGTGCTGGACCGCCACGGCATCTATGGTCtgcagaggaacctgctggtgGAGAACATCATAGATCTGTACAGACAGCAGGAGACATCCAG ACTTCTGGCCATGAAGCCGGAACAGCCGCAGCAGCTGATGTGTGAAGACCACGATGACGAGAGGATCAACATCTACTGCCTCTCCTGCCAGACGCCGACCTGCTCCATGTGCAAAGTGTTCGGAAAACACAAGGACTGCGAGGTGGCTCCGCTGGACAGCGTCTACACCCGGAAGAAG gtggagctgagcgaCGAGATCGCCATGCTGGTCGCCAGTAACGACCACATCCAGGGGCACATCTcccagatggaagagatgtgcCACGCCATAGAG GAGAATGGAAAGCAGCAGCGAGAACAGCTGGCCGGCCATTTTGACCGCCTGGTGGCGACCCTGGAGGAGCGGAAGCTGGAGCTGGTGGGGCTCATCAGCAAGGAGCAGGACCACAAACTCAAACGAGCTCGCTCGCTCATCCAGCGCTACGGCGACGAGCTGGAGGCCGCCGTAACGCTGGTGGAGTCGGCCATTCGGTCCATGGAGGAGCCGCACATGTCTGCCTTTATTCAG AACGCCAACATCATTCTGGAAAG GATGGCGGCCACGTCCAGAACCTCCAGCACAGAACGTCCAGAACTTGGCTACGAGAGCATGAACCATTTCACCATCGACGCCAGCgatgcggcggcggcgctgaTGAACATCGACTTCTGCTCCG GTGTCGCAGATGATGAGGAAACTGAGGAGGAGTCAGAGGTCGACTTCACATCCTtctag
- the uts1 gene encoding urotensin 1, with protein MSHSFMSLNKLYPSVGVGECHLACLLLDELPVHLVICVFGALLGGAAFGLGWGRGLPLPGQVPCRLSYRRPGGPGAPTWLNSSSTSCSLSSRALRFWKQHERALTSELRSGRIKPSILTETFRPGPDFQPPRSASAPETDMRPTPLLLLLSALLLSSLLRPAAGRPSSLPSWPDELGRLRTQQLEEMLLQAAAAGDSAASELLDDLLLKLFQRRSPELLHLLPVGQEEEAARPVLKRSEEPPLSIDLTFHLLRKMIKEAKMENQKEQELINRKLLDEFGK; from the exons ATGTCACACTCATTCATGAGCCTCAACAAGTTGTATCCAAGTGTCGGTGTTGGGGAGTGTCACCTGGCATGTCTGCTTCTGGATGAGTTGCCGGTTCATCtggtcatttgtgtgtttggtgccttgctcggGGGTGCCGCGTTTGGTCTGGGCTGGGGCCGGGGCCTGCCGCTTCCAGGCCAGGTCCCTTGCAGACTGAGCTACCGCCGCCCAGGGGGGCCCGGGGCTCCTACCTGGTTAAACTCCTCCTCTACTTCCTGTTCGCTCTCGTCTCGCGCTCTTCGATTTTGGAAACAGCACGAGCGCGCGTTGACGTCAGAGTTGCGGTCAGGACGGATAAAACCGTCCATCCTCACAGAGACTTTCAGACCCGGACCAGACTTCCAACCACCGAGATCCGCTTCTGCACCTGAAACG GACATGAGGCccactcctcttctcctgctcctctctgcactcctcctctcctcgctcctccgcCCCGCCGCCGGCAGACCGAGCAGCCTCCCCAGCTGGCCGGACGAGCTCGGCCGCCTCCGgacgcagcagctggaggaaatgctTCTGCAGGCGGCCGCGGCTGGAGACAGCGCCGCCTCGGAGCTCCTGGACGACCTGCTCCTAAAGTTATTCCAGCGGAGAAGTCCGGAGCTTCTGCACCTCCTTCCAGtgggtcaggaggaggaggcggcgcgGCCGGTGCTGAAGCGCAGCGAGGAGCCGCCGCTGTCCATCGACCTGACCTTCCACCTGCTGAGGAAGATGATAAAGGAGGCCAAGATGGAGAaccagaaggagcaggagctgatcAACCGCAAATTATTGGACGAATTCGGGAAGTAA
- the mpv17 gene encoding mitochondrial inner membrane protein Mpv17 isoform X3, with amino-acid sequence MAGIWRAYQSLMSRYPWTVQIVTAGSLVGVGDVISQQLIERRGLAHHNMQRTAKMMSIGFFFVGPVIGSWYKVLDRLVVGGGKSAAMKKMLVDQLCFAPCFLAAFFCVSGSLNGLTLEENVRKLKRDYTDALISNYYLWPPVQIANFYFVPLHYRLAVVQVVAVGWNSYLTWKANKM; translated from the exons ATGGCAGGAATTTGGAGAGCGTACCAATCCCTGATGTCCAGGTACCCGTGGACGGTGCAGATAGTGACGGCTG gctcTTTGGTGGGTGTTGGTGACGTCATCTCCCAACAGCTGATTGAGAGGAGAGGATTGGCCCATCACAACATGCAGCGCACAGCCAAGATGATGAGTATCGGTTTCTTCTTTGTG GGTCCGGTGATCGGCAGCTGGTACAAAGTGTTGGACAGACTGGTGGTTGGTGGAGGTAAAAGTGCCGCCATGAAGAAAATGCTGGTCGATCAG ctgtgcttCGCTCCGTGTTTCCTGGCAGCATTTTTCTGCGTCTCTGGTTCCCTCAACGGTCTGACGCTGGAGGAGAATGTCCGCAAACTAAAAAGG GACTACACGGACGCGCTGATCTCAAATTACTAC CTGTGGCCTCCCGTCCAGATCGCCAACTTCTACTTCGTCCCGCTGCATTATCG GTTGGCGGTTGTCCAGGTGGTCGCCGTCGGTTGGAACTCCTACTTGACCTGGAAGGCGAACAAGATGTGA
- the mpv17 gene encoding mitochondrial inner membrane protein Mpv17 isoform X2, producing MHQRWNLAGIINRMAGIWRAYQSLMSRYPWTVQIVTAGSLVGVGDVISQQLIERRGLAHHNMQRTAKMMSIGFFFVGPVIGSWYKVLDRLVVGGGKSAAMKKMLVDQLCFAPCFLAAFFCVSGSLNGLTLEENVRKLKRDYTDALISNYYLWPPVQIANFYFVPLHYRLAVVQVVAVGWNSYLTWKANKM from the exons ATGCATCAGCGGTGGAACCTCGCCGGGATCATAAACAG AATGGCAGGAATTTGGAGAGCGTACCAATCCCTGATGTCCAGGTACCCGTGGACGGTGCAGATAGTGACGGCTG gctcTTTGGTGGGTGTTGGTGACGTCATCTCCCAACAGCTGATTGAGAGGAGAGGATTGGCCCATCACAACATGCAGCGCACAGCCAAGATGATGAGTATCGGTTTCTTCTTTGTG GGTCCGGTGATCGGCAGCTGGTACAAAGTGTTGGACAGACTGGTGGTTGGTGGAGGTAAAAGTGCCGCCATGAAGAAAATGCTGGTCGATCAG ctgtgcttCGCTCCGTGTTTCCTGGCAGCATTTTTCTGCGTCTCTGGTTCCCTCAACGGTCTGACGCTGGAGGAGAATGTCCGCAAACTAAAAAGG GACTACACGGACGCGCTGATCTCAAATTACTAC CTGTGGCCTCCCGTCCAGATCGCCAACTTCTACTTCGTCCCGCTGCATTATCG GTTGGCGGTTGTCCAGGTGGTCGCCGTCGGTTGGAACTCCTACTTGACCTGGAAGGCGAACAAGATGTGA
- the mpv17 gene encoding mitochondrial inner membrane protein Mpv17 isoform X1, with amino-acid sequence MAAAIKMRAMMQFGLIYPFLTCRMAGIWRAYQSLMSRYPWTVQIVTAGSLVGVGDVISQQLIERRGLAHHNMQRTAKMMSIGFFFVGPVIGSWYKVLDRLVVGGGKSAAMKKMLVDQLCFAPCFLAAFFCVSGSLNGLTLEENVRKLKRDYTDALISNYYLWPPVQIANFYFVPLHYRLAVVQVVAVGWNSYLTWKANKM; translated from the exons ATGGCAGCTGCCATTAAAATGCGGGCGATGATGCAGTTTGGTCTCATCTACCCATTTTTGACCTGCAG AATGGCAGGAATTTGGAGAGCGTACCAATCCCTGATGTCCAGGTACCCGTGGACGGTGCAGATAGTGACGGCTG gctcTTTGGTGGGTGTTGGTGACGTCATCTCCCAACAGCTGATTGAGAGGAGAGGATTGGCCCATCACAACATGCAGCGCACAGCCAAGATGATGAGTATCGGTTTCTTCTTTGTG GGTCCGGTGATCGGCAGCTGGTACAAAGTGTTGGACAGACTGGTGGTTGGTGGAGGTAAAAGTGCCGCCATGAAGAAAATGCTGGTCGATCAG ctgtgcttCGCTCCGTGTTTCCTGGCAGCATTTTTCTGCGTCTCTGGTTCCCTCAACGGTCTGACGCTGGAGGAGAATGTCCGCAAACTAAAAAGG GACTACACGGACGCGCTGATCTCAAATTACTAC CTGTGGCCTCCCGTCCAGATCGCCAACTTCTACTTCGTCCCGCTGCATTATCG GTTGGCGGTTGTCCAGGTGGTCGCCGTCGGTTGGAACTCCTACTTGACCTGGAAGGCGAACAAGATGTGA
- the LOC101075096 gene encoding uridine-cytidine kinase-like 1 isoform X3: protein MMGWERTRRRPGPTGLCGGSASGKTTVANKIIEALDVPWVVLLSMDSFYKVLNPEEEELAAKNEYNFDHPDAFDFELLVNVLRKLKKGKSVKVPVYDFTSHCRRKEWKTVYGANVVIFEGILAFANKELLKLLDMKVFVDTDSDIRLIRRLKRDISQRGRNISGIIKQYNKFVKPAFEQYIEPTVQSADIVVPRGGENFVALDLIVQHVHSQLEKRKLRWDISALASAHQGQPLPETLSVMESTPQVRGMHTIIRNKETNRDEFIFYSKRLMRLLIEHALSFLPLKSVSVETPQGGVYNGKRLSGKRITGVSILRAGETMEQALMAVCKDIRLGKILIQTNHNTGEPELHYLRLPKDISEDYVILMDSTVSTGAAALMAIRVLLDHDVAEDKIFLLSLLMAEMGVHSVAYAFPRVRIITTAVDKEVNDQFHIIPGIGNFGDRYFGTDAPSDWCESDEGMDY, encoded by the exons GTCTCTGTGGCGGAAGCGCATCTGGTAAAACCACAGTAGCCAATAAGATCATTGAAGCGTTGGACGTTCCCTGGGTGGTTCTGCTCTCCATGGACTCCTTCTACAAG GTGTTGaatccagaggaggaggagcttgcAGCCAAGAACGAGTATAACTTCGACCACCCCGATGCCTTCGACTTTGAGCTGCTGGTCAACGTTCTCAGAAAGCTGAAGAAGGGGAAAAGCGTCAAAGTGCCAGTTTATGACTTCACGTCTCACTGCAGGCGCAAAGAATGG AAAACCGTGTACGGCGCCAACGTGGTCATCTTTGAGGGCATCCTGGCGTTTGCCAACAAAGAGCTGTTGAAG CTGCTGGACATGAAGGTGTTTGTGGACACGGACTCTGACATCCGTCTGATCCGGCGGCTCAAGAGGGACATTTCCCAGCGTGGGCGGAACATCAGCGGCATCATCAAACAGTACAATAAGTTTGTGAAGCCGGCGTTTGAGCAGTACATCGAGCCCACGGTGCAGTCAGCTGACATCGTGGTGCCCAGAG GTGGAGAAAACTTCGTAGCTCTGGATCTGATTGTCCAGCATGTTCACAGTCAGCTGGAGAAG AGGAAGCTGCGCTGGGATAT ATCGGCCCTGGCCTCCGCCCACCAGGGACAGCCCCTCCCAGAAACCCTCAGTGTGATGGAAAGCACGCCGCAGGTCCGTGGCATGCACACCATCATcag AAACAAGGAGACGAACAGAGACGAGTTTATTTTCTACTCAAAGAGATTAATGAGGCTTCTGATCGAACATGCCCTCTCCTTCCTGCCTCTcaag TCCGTATCCGTGGAGACGCCTCAGGGTGGCGTCTATAATGGGAAAAGGCTCAGTGGAAAGAGA atcaCAGGCGTCTCCATCCTCAGGGCAGGAGAGACGATGGAGCAGGCTCTGATGGCTGTTTGCAAGGACATCCGGCTGGGAAAGATCCTGATCCAGACCAACCACAACACAGGAGAACCAGAG CTTCACTACCTTCGCCTGCCCAAAGACATCAGCGAAGACTACGTCATCCTGATGGACAGCACCGTTTCCACAGGAGCTGCGGCGCTCATGGCCATCCGAGTCCTGCTG GACCACGACGTTGCAGAGGACAAGATCTTCCTGCTGTCTCTGCTCATGGCTGAGATGGGCGTCCACTCCGTGGCCTACGCCTTCCCCAGAGTCCGCATCATCACCACCGCCGTGGACAAGGAGGTCAACGACCAGTTCCACATCATTCCGGGCATCG GGAATTTCGGGGATCGTTACTTTGGCACCGACGCCCCCTCAGACTGGTGTGAGAGTGATGAAGGGATGGACTACTGA